From Candoia aspera isolate rCanAsp1 chromosome 8, rCanAsp1.hap2, whole genome shotgun sequence, a single genomic window includes:
- the NOCT gene encoding nocturnin isoform X3, which yields MGNSTSRLYSALAKTLSSSVITKHQEYLEQTDPEFLDPIDPKDLLEECQIVLQNRPARLQRDFVDLRSSFVRNNQPIRVMQWNILAQALGEGKDNFVQCPMEALRWEERKCLILEEILAYQPDILCLQEVDHYFDTFQPLLSRLGYQCDFFPKPCSPCLDVECNNGPDGCALFFLKDRFTLINSTNIRLTAMKLKTNQVAIVQTLKCNETGKLFCIAVTHLKARNGWERFRSAQGADLLENLKQITQEAEIPLIVCGDFNAEPTEEVYKQFADSSLNLNSAYKLLSTDGLTEPPYTTWKIRPSGECRHTLDYIWYSQHALKVDAALSLLTEEQIGPNRLPSFNYPSDHLSLVCDFTFNENPDKFLKLGEI from the exons ATGGGCAACAGTACAAGCAGGCTGTATAGTGCACTGGCAAAGACTTTGAGTAGCAGTGTCATTACTAAACACCAGGAGTACTTGGAACAAACAGATCCTGAGTTTCTGGATCCTATAGATCCCAAAGATCTGCTTGAAGAATGCCAGATTGTTCTTCAGAACCGTCCAGCCCGGCTCCAGAGGGATTTTGTGGACTTGAGGAGCAGCTTTGTCAGAAATAATCAGCCCATTAGAGTCATGCAGTGGAACATACTTGCACAAG ctcTTGGGGAAGGCAAGGACAACTTTGTTCAATGCCCCATGGAAGCCTTGAGGTGGGAAGAAAGGAAGTGTCTCATTCTAGAAGAGATCCTTGCCTATCAGCCAGATATCCTCTGTCTACAAGAAGTGGACCACTATTTTGATACCTTTCAGCCATTACTCAGCCGGCTAGGCTaccaatgtgatttttttcctaaacCATGTTCTCCATGTTTAGATGTGGAATGCAACAATGGCCCAGATGGCTGTGCCTTGTTCTTCCTTAAGGACAGGTTCACTCTAATTAATAGCACCAACATCAGGTTGACAGCAATGAAGCTCAAAACCAATCAAGTGGCTATAGTTCAGACCTTGAAATGCAATGAAACCGGGAAACTGTTCTGTATTGCTGTCACCCACTTGAAAGCTCGCAATGGCTGGGAGAGGTTTCGATCTGCTCAAGGTGCTGATCTTCTGGAGAATCTAAAACAGATCACCCAGGAGGCAGAGATCCCTCTTATTGTCTGTGGTGATTTCAATGCTGAGCCTACGGAAGAGGTGTATAAGCAATTCGCTGATTCTAGTCTGAACCTAAACAGTGCTTATAAACTGCTGAGTACAGATGGGCTGACAGAACCTCCATATACCACATGGAAGATCCGTCCTTCTGGAGAGTGCAGGCATACACTTGATTACATCTGGTATTCGCAACATGCCTTAAAAGTAGATGCTGCCCTCAGCCTTTTAACTGAGGAGCAAATTGGACCCAACAGGCTACCATCTTTCAATTACCCTTCAGACCATCTATCTTTAGTATGTGACTTCACCTTTAATGAAAATCCagataagtttttaaaattaggtgAAATATAA
- the NOCT gene encoding nocturnin isoform X2 → MYPSDLSGYSMGNSTSRLYSALAKTLSSSVITKHQEYLEQTDPEFLDPIDPKDLLEECQIVLQNRPARLQRDFVDLRSSFVRNNQPIRVMQWNILAQALGEGKDNFVQCPMEALRWEERKCLILEEILAYQPDILCLQEVDHYFDTFQPLLSRLGYQCDFFPKPCSPCLDVECNNGPDGCALFFLKDRFTLINSTNIRLTAMKLKTNQVAIVQTLKCNETGKLFCIAVTHLKARNGWERFRSAQGADLLENLKQITQEAEIPLIVCGDFNAEPTEEVYKQFADSSLNLNSAYKLLSTDGLTEPPYTTWKIRPSGECRHTLDYIWYSQHALKVDAALSLLTEEQIGPNRLPSFNYPSDHLSLVCDFTFNENPDKFLKLGEI, encoded by the exons ATGTATCCATCTGATTTATCAG ggTATTCCATGGGCAACAGTACAAGCAGGCTGTATAGTGCACTGGCAAAGACTTTGAGTAGCAGTGTCATTACTAAACACCAGGAGTACTTGGAACAAACAGATCCTGAGTTTCTGGATCCTATAGATCCCAAAGATCTGCTTGAAGAATGCCAGATTGTTCTTCAGAACCGTCCAGCCCGGCTCCAGAGGGATTTTGTGGACTTGAGGAGCAGCTTTGTCAGAAATAATCAGCCCATTAGAGTCATGCAGTGGAACATACTTGCACAAG ctcTTGGGGAAGGCAAGGACAACTTTGTTCAATGCCCCATGGAAGCCTTGAGGTGGGAAGAAAGGAAGTGTCTCATTCTAGAAGAGATCCTTGCCTATCAGCCAGATATCCTCTGTCTACAAGAAGTGGACCACTATTTTGATACCTTTCAGCCATTACTCAGCCGGCTAGGCTaccaatgtgatttttttcctaaacCATGTTCTCCATGTTTAGATGTGGAATGCAACAATGGCCCAGATGGCTGTGCCTTGTTCTTCCTTAAGGACAGGTTCACTCTAATTAATAGCACCAACATCAGGTTGACAGCAATGAAGCTCAAAACCAATCAAGTGGCTATAGTTCAGACCTTGAAATGCAATGAAACCGGGAAACTGTTCTGTATTGCTGTCACCCACTTGAAAGCTCGCAATGGCTGGGAGAGGTTTCGATCTGCTCAAGGTGCTGATCTTCTGGAGAATCTAAAACAGATCACCCAGGAGGCAGAGATCCCTCTTATTGTCTGTGGTGATTTCAATGCTGAGCCTACGGAAGAGGTGTATAAGCAATTCGCTGATTCTAGTCTGAACCTAAACAGTGCTTATAAACTGCTGAGTACAGATGGGCTGACAGAACCTCCATATACCACATGGAAGATCCGTCCTTCTGGAGAGTGCAGGCATACACTTGATTACATCTGGTATTCGCAACATGCCTTAAAAGTAGATGCTGCCCTCAGCCTTTTAACTGAGGAGCAAATTGGACCCAACAGGCTACCATCTTTCAATTACCCTTCAGACCATCTATCTTTAGTATGTGACTTCACCTTTAATGAAAATCCagataagtttttaaaattaggtgAAATATAA